A region from the Chitinophaga sp. Cy-1792 genome encodes:
- a CDS encoding acyltransferase produces the protein MNIESCIPFFLIITFTILWIKLAAKLTGYEVKPGKYKSIDGLRGLLAFFVFFHHSVIWYFFLHNGQWGFPPSHLYRHLGPSSVSLFFMITAFLFFTRLRSFKRNGADWLKLYTGRFFRILPLYFTVVILLFIIAGAITRFTLLEPGANVVMELGKWLLFMEPDINGIGGTRILVAGVVWSLAYEWLFYFSLPLLGMLFFQLWPSFRTLICALLCWMLFGCIILYFYQFNILLRASFFIGGIIAGLLSENTMVQRIAKTWYASLLIIALLVLVIVGYPDIDSIVPYSCMVLSFILIANGNSIFGLLNLPATAIIGQLSYSIYLLHGMLLFCMFHFVLGHDFVAGLSPVGYWCLIAAISIVLMTICFCTYHLVEKRFLEKTPAAVKWAEKYLRRKS, from the coding sequence ATGAATATAGAAAGCTGCATCCCATTTTTCCTGATCATTACGTTCACCATTTTATGGATAAAGCTGGCTGCTAAATTAACCGGTTATGAGGTTAAACCAGGTAAGTATAAATCCATAGACGGACTACGCGGACTACTGGCTTTTTTTGTTTTCTTTCATCATTCGGTGATCTGGTATTTTTTCCTGCATAACGGCCAGTGGGGCTTCCCGCCTTCCCATCTGTACCGCCACCTGGGACCATCCAGCGTGTCCTTGTTTTTTATGATCACCGCCTTCCTCTTTTTCACCAGGCTAAGGTCGTTTAAGCGGAATGGGGCCGATTGGCTAAAGCTATATACAGGGCGCTTTTTTCGCATCCTGCCTTTATATTTCACGGTAGTTATTTTGCTGTTTATCATTGCAGGTGCCATCACCCGATTTACCCTGCTGGAACCTGGTGCGAATGTCGTAATGGAGTTGGGAAAGTGGCTCCTCTTCATGGAACCGGATATTAACGGTATCGGTGGTACGAGAATATTGGTGGCAGGTGTGGTATGGAGTCTGGCTTATGAGTGGTTGTTTTACTTCTCTCTGCCTTTACTGGGCATGCTGTTCTTCCAGTTGTGGCCTTCTTTCAGAACGCTGATCTGCGCGCTGTTATGCTGGATGTTGTTCGGATGTATTATCCTGTATTTTTATCAATTCAATATTTTACTCCGCGCCAGCTTTTTTATCGGCGGTATCATTGCCGGATTGCTGTCTGAAAATACGATGGTGCAACGTATCGCAAAAACATGGTATGCCTCACTGCTGATCATAGCGTTACTGGTGCTGGTAATTGTTGGCTATCCTGACATTGACAGCATTGTTCCGTATAGTTGTATGGTACTGAGTTTTATATTAATAGCAAATGGTAATTCAATTTTTGGTTTACTTAATTTGCCTGCAACAGCTATCATCGGCCAGCTTTCCTATAGCATTTATTTGCTGCATGGTATGTTGCTGTTTTGTATGTTCCACTTTGTGCTGGGCCATGATTTCGTAGCAGGACTATCCCCGGTTGGTTACTGGTGCCTGATAGCAGCCATTTCTATTGTGCTGATGACGATCTGTTTTTGCACGTATCACCTGGTAGAAAAACGTTTCCTGGAGAAAACGCCCGCGGCAGTTAAGTGGGCAGAGAAATATCTCCGTAGGAAAAGCTGA
- a CDS encoding alpha/beta hydrolase has translation MYKIIFAALICCGTTIQTLQAQDVIPLYEQDKVPNAIHSDILMDTLHGRSGQTGNDTTVIRPRTIMPTLTVFLPHKKTSDIGIIVCSGGSYRNVADPQEGIPAAKKLADAGITVFLLHYRVPRADLMQNKSIVPLQDLQTAIRFARENAKAYKLNPDNIGIMGFSAGGHLVSTAGTHFSTNYIDNPNGVNLRPDFMVLVYPVISMTDSLTHTLSRKNLIGPDIIESQVNEFSNEKQVNSQTPPTFIVHAMDDSTVKIGNSLAFVAALEQQQVPVRFFVYTNGGHGFGINNETARQQWIDPCIEWIRDEKWKQTKK, from the coding sequence ATGTATAAAATAATTTTTGCAGCGCTTATCTGCTGCGGCACGACTATCCAAACCCTTCAGGCTCAGGATGTAATACCATTATATGAGCAGGACAAAGTACCCAATGCCATCCATTCAGACATTCTGATGGACACCCTTCATGGCAGAAGCGGCCAGACGGGAAATGATACGACGGTTATACGTCCGCGAACAATTATGCCTACGCTCACCGTATTTCTTCCGCATAAAAAGACATCAGACATTGGTATTATCGTTTGCTCCGGTGGCAGCTACAGGAATGTGGCCGATCCCCAGGAAGGAATTCCTGCCGCTAAGAAGCTGGCCGATGCCGGCATTACGGTTTTTCTGCTGCACTATCGTGTACCCAGGGCCGATCTGATGCAGAACAAATCCATTGTTCCCCTGCAGGACCTCCAAACAGCCATTCGCTTTGCAAGAGAAAACGCGAAAGCCTATAAACTGAATCCTGATAATATAGGTATTATGGGTTTCTCAGCAGGCGGACACCTGGTATCCACTGCAGGTACTCATTTCAGTACCAATTATATAGATAATCCCAATGGTGTAAATCTGCGTCCGGATTTTATGGTACTGGTTTATCCGGTCATCAGTATGACTGATAGTCTGACTCATACACTATCCCGCAAAAATCTTATTGGCCCCGATATCATCGAATCGCAGGTAAATGAGTTCTCCAATGAAAAACAGGTAAATTCCCAAACGCCGCCTACATTCATTGTTCATGCCATGGATGATTCCACCGTGAAAATCGGGAACAGCCTGGCCTTTGTGGCCGCGCTGGAACAGCAGCAGGTACCGGTTCGTTTCTTCGTATATACCAATGGCGGGCATGGCTTTGGTATTAACAATGAAACAGCCCGGCAACAATGGATAGACCCTTGTATTGAATGGATCAGGGATGAAAAGTGGAAGCAGACAAAAAAATAA
- a CDS encoding M20/M25/M40 family metallo-hydrolase encodes MKKLLLLILVAVVVLAVVILVKTLTYPFAPVKTAGGPPKTYEISDSALLRFSGGIRIPTVSNVDYSQFNYAPFDTLDQYLVRMYPLVYAHMEHYKINQHALVFHWKGKNPSLKPVIYLAHQDVVPPGDPSGKDSGAVIFSPKDKPLPPITAIAQTWDYYPFSGNVVNGRIYGRGTLDMKPMLFSLMEAASNLLEKSFTPERDIYFAFGFDEEVGGTEGAKKIAADFQQKNIRFDAVYDEGGIVSTKGSLAGINTSVALIGCAEKGFWSIRIKVKGLGGHSSMPPLQSAIGKAAVIMQRLENDQMKPMIIPTIDEFFKQIGGSMGFTSRMAIANQWLFKGMLIKQLTANHTTNALVRTTTALTQMKGSDASNVLAPVVDFVVNFRLLPGNTEEDVRKHVLAACSGFDVELENVREVREASRVSSINSQGYKVMERTIQQYFPDAVVAPYLTIGGTDAYKYEIVSDHVYRFLPVAINNFEQQTIHNNNEYISIENYSRMIRYFETLMSEYDKQ; translated from the coding sequence ATGAAGAAATTGCTGCTCCTGATACTGGTAGCTGTTGTTGTGCTGGCCGTAGTGATCCTGGTAAAAACACTGACCTATCCCTTTGCGCCTGTCAAAACAGCTGGTGGGCCGCCGAAAACATATGAAATCAGTGATTCTGCACTGCTGCGGTTTTCCGGAGGTATCCGGATTCCTACCGTGTCCAATGTCGATTACAGTCAGTTTAACTATGCCCCTTTCGATACCCTGGACCAATACCTGGTGCGCATGTACCCACTTGTATATGCCCATATGGAACACTATAAAATCAATCAGCACGCGCTTGTATTCCACTGGAAAGGTAAAAATCCATCTTTAAAACCTGTTATATACCTCGCCCACCAGGACGTCGTTCCTCCCGGTGACCCTTCGGGGAAAGACAGCGGCGCCGTTATCTTCTCTCCAAAAGATAAACCGCTGCCACCCATTACGGCGATTGCACAAACCTGGGACTATTACCCTTTTTCCGGGAACGTTGTCAATGGCCGCATCTATGGCCGCGGAACACTGGATATGAAGCCCATGCTTTTCTCGCTGATGGAAGCCGCCAGCAATCTGCTGGAAAAATCATTTACCCCTGAACGCGATATCTATTTTGCCTTTGGGTTTGATGAAGAAGTAGGAGGTACAGAGGGTGCGAAAAAAATTGCAGCAGATTTCCAGCAGAAAAATATCCGCTTTGATGCGGTATATGATGAAGGTGGTATCGTATCCACGAAAGGGAGTCTGGCCGGTATCAATACTTCCGTAGCACTGATAGGCTGTGCAGAGAAAGGGTTCTGGTCAATCAGGATAAAGGTAAAGGGATTAGGTGGTCACTCCTCCATGCCGCCGCTGCAAAGCGCCATCGGTAAGGCTGCCGTGATCATGCAGCGACTGGAAAATGATCAGATGAAGCCAATGATCATTCCCACCATCGACGAGTTTTTTAAGCAGATCGGCGGCTCCATGGGATTTACGAGCCGGATGGCCATTGCCAACCAGTGGCTGTTTAAAGGAATGCTGATCAAACAACTGACCGCTAATCATACTACCAATGCACTGGTACGTACTACCACTGCACTCACCCAGATGAAAGGCAGTGATGCCAGCAATGTACTGGCGCCTGTCGTTGATTTTGTGGTCAACTTCCGGCTGCTGCCGGGAAATACCGAAGAAGATGTCAGGAAACATGTACTGGCTGCCTGTAGCGGCTTTGATGTGGAACTGGAAAATGTGCGGGAGGTAAGGGAAGCTTCCAGGGTATCATCTATCAACTCCCAGGGCTATAAGGTGATGGAGCGTACCATACAACAATATTTCCCTGACGCGGTGGTAGCCCCTTACCTGACAATCGGCGGCACGGATGCCTATAAATATGAAATAGTCAGCGATCATGTGTACAGGTTCCTGCCCGTAGCCATCAACAATTTTGAACAGCAAACGATTCACAACAATAATGAGTACATCAGCATAGAAAATTATAGCAGGATGATCAGGTATTTTGAGACCCTGATGAGTGAGTATGACAAGCAATAG